DNA sequence from the Cellulophaga sp. HaHaR_3_176 genome:
ATGTTGATTGTTTGGCAATTCGACATAAACTAAACCTTGATGGCTCTCAAGAAGTTATCGATATCAGTAGAGGGGTACATAAATTATTAGGGTTAACCAAAGAAGATGTCTATAAAGATTTTAATACTATATTCAAATTAATACACGAAGATGATGCAGACTATGTGAAAAATAGTTTAGAAGAATCTGCAAGAACATTAAAAGAGTGGAATATACAATGGAGAATTTATCATGTAAACGGAACTTTAAAATGGCATAAAGGGCATGGAGTGCCTACAAAAAATAAAGATGGCAGTATCACTTGGGATACTGCAATTGTAAATATTACAGAGTCTAAACTTAAAAAATTAGAGCTTAAAAAATTAAACAAAGAACTTAGTAATGCTCAAAAAATTGCTAAGCTGGGGTATTGGTATTGGGATATGAAAGAGTTAAGTTTTACCTGCTCTGATGTAGTTTACGATATATATGGTTTAGATAAAAGCCGCGAAAAGCTTTTTGCAGATGATATTTTAGTTTTTTTTACAAAAGAAGACATAAAACAAAATATTAAGGATAGAGACATAGCTATTAAATTGAACCAAGAATTTAAAACTGAAAATAAAATTAAAACCCATAAAGGAGAAGTTAAATGGGTAAGACAAGTTGGTAATTTTAAGAAAGATATAAATGGGGAAGTTGATAGTTATGAAGGAACCATGCAGGATATTACAGAAAGTAAGCTAATAGAAATTGCTTTAGAGGACAGTATAAAAAGATATACTTATGTAACACAAGCTACTTCTGATGCTATTTGGGATTTAGATTTTGTAAATGGAAAAATTTTTTGGGGAGACAATTATCTTAAATTATTTGGACATTCATTTATTGATGATGCTAAAGCAGATTTTGAATATTGGGAGTCACAAATACACCCAGATGATCATAAAAGAGTAGTAGAAAGTTTTAAAGCATGTTTAGCTAATGGAGATCTAAAATGGAAATCTGAATATAGATTTAAAAACATTAACGGAAAATATTTTGATGTTGTAGATAGGGCATTTGTGGTTAGAGATGAAACTGGTAACCCTGTAAGAATGGTTGGCGCATTACAAGACGTTACTGATAAAGTTGCTGCATTTGAAGAGATAAGAAGATCTAACGAAAGATTTGAAAAAGTAGCAGACGCGACCAATGAAGCTATTTGGGATTGGGATTTGATTGATGATGTTCTATATCAAGGACCAGGTTATTTTAAATTATTTGGGAATATATTAAAAAAACCTTTTAGTGATTTCAAAAATTGGGCAAAATACGTTCACCCAGATGATATAGAAGATATTATAAATATTTGCGATAGAGTAATAAAAGATAAAAGTGTCTATTACTTTGCGAATGATTACCGATTTTTAAAGAGTAATGGGACATATGCTAATGTGGTTGATAGAGCTCGTATTATTAGAGATGATGATGGTAAAGCCATAAGAATGGTGGGGGCTATGCAAGATGTTACAAGTATTAAAGAATATGAAAACTCTTTAAAGAACATGAATTTAAACTTAGAAAATCAAGCGCTAGAACTCAAACGTTATAATGAAGAGTTAGAGCAGTTTGCTTACGTAGTTTCTCATGACC
Encoded proteins:
- a CDS encoding PAS domain-containing protein, with translation MKTSGTDLVTMGYEEVFSETLRRECENFALVAATLCNCSSSTITIVKAGETIEEISYGVANVKKITQTSLFNKILENNEVVIIQNLKERAYSSQNLEFKFYAGYPLLSPEGDCLGVLSLFDFESKELTSDQKKSLQILADQIVNSIESNTSKKNKENFYEHIVDDLNIGTWFIDLVDSKFNLDKRAAKIFGYEEDYFKDFDFREYPNIMYEHDVLESKDIINNIINKKLVKYHHKVRLKHKKGSWVWVFVKGEVTKWDADGNPILISGSFVNINKQKIKELHLDSVLNNVDCLAIRHKLNLDGSQEVIDISRGVHKLLGLTKEDVYKDFNTIFKLIHEDDADYVKNSLEESARTLKEWNIQWRIYHVNGTLKWHKGHGVPTKNKDGSITWDTAIVNITESKLKKLELKKLNKELSNAQKIAKLGYWYWDMKELSFTCSDVVYDIYGLDKSREKLFADDILVFFTKEDIKQNIKDRDIAIKLNQEFKTENKIKTHKGEVKWVRQVGNFKKDINGEVDSYEGTMQDITESKLIEIALEDSIKRYTYVTQATSDAIWDLDFVNGKIFWGDNYLKLFGHSFIDDAKADFEYWESQIHPDDHKRVVESFKACLANGDLKWKSEYRFKNINGKYFDVVDRAFVVRDETGNPVRMVGALQDVTDKVAAFEEIRRSNERFEKVADATNEAIWDWDLIDDVLYQGPGYFKLFGNILKKPFSDFKNWAKYVHPDDIEDIINICDRVIKDKSVYYFANDYRFLKSNGTYANVVDRARIIRDDDGKAIRMVGAMQDVTSIKEYENSLKNMNLNLENQALELKRYNEELEQFAYVVSHDLQEPLRMISSFLILLEKKYDPIIDETGKKYIHFAVDGAKRMRQIILDLLDFSRVGRSDEELEIIDLNDIIKDVETVFKPEIEAKNAEINVSDMPKINNYKTPLDQLFQNLIGNALKYQKQGEKPVINIFCEEQDMHYKFTVEDNGIGIDSEYFDRIFVIFQRLHGRDEFKGTGIGLALVKKIIDNLQGKIWVESKVDLGTKFIFTIKKR